One Myxococcales bacterium genomic window, TGGCCAACGGCCCCCGATCGCCTCACGTAGTTTCGTACCGGCTCGGGTAGCAGGCGCAGGTCGTCGTCGACAACCGTGACCGGCGCCGGAGCTCGCGCGAGCGCTGCGCTGCATTCGCGACGGTACGCGGCGCGCATGCTCCACGGCCCCTGCGACGCGAAGCTCCAAATCGCCGCGAAGAGAATCACCACGTTCGCCGCCGTGCCGAACTTCGCATCGCGCCACGCCGAGGCGATCACGACCTCGGAGACGACGGCGGCGAGGGCGCCCACGACCCAGAACTCGCGGGGCGCGACGACGAACGCCGCCGCGGACGCAAGCACGAGGAGGGCCGCCGTCAACCAGAGGAGCCCAGCGCCCTTGGAAATCGGCTGGGTTAGCTGCGGCAGCGCGGCGAACGAGAAGGCCTTGGCGACGCCCAGCAGGTGGACGAGTCCGTGAAGGACGATGAACGCTACGAGGAGCCAACGCATGGGCGCCTTGCGATGTGCACGAACGGTGCCGACGGCTTGGCGCCGAACCGCCCCGGCCCGCGAGGCTGCTGCGCGCAGGGACCGCGCCATGACGAAGGCGCTGCGCGATCACCGCGGTCGTGCGAGCACCAAGTGGCGACAAGCGCTAGGGTTTGGCGCATGAGTGTTGAAGACATCGCCCGAGCGAAGGGCGCGCTCGAGGAAGGGCAGTTTCGCGTCGTCGTGTTCGAAGCCGACGGGCGCACCACGGTTCGCGACTTCGCATCGTGCAAGCTCGCAACGCAATACGCCGACGACGTCGCCTCGGAGGGAGAGCCCGCCAGCGCAACGGTCTTTGACGCTCACTTCCGCTGCGTACGGGGAGGCAGACACTTCGGCGCCTCGAAGTAGATCGAGTCCGCATCGCCCGCGGCGGCGGAGTTGCGCCATCGCTCGGCTATTCGTTCCATCCGTTGCCGGCGCGACGAAGCCGAGCCTCGAAGACGAAGGTACCGAAGGGCAGGAGGCCGGCGACGAAGCCCCAGGCGGCACGCGCCTTGGGCCAACCGCGCGAGGCCGCGTCGATGAGCATCCACGAGTAGGCGACGAAGAGGAGCCCGTGGCACATGCCGATCACGCGCACCGCGAGCGGCATCCCGGCGAAGTACTTGAGCGGCATCGCCACACCCAAGAGCAGCACGAACGACGCGCCCTCCGCTCTCGCAACCAACCGAAACCACCGAAGCCACGACGCTGAGAGATCTTCCACGAGCAGCACCTTAGCGGGTCCGGTCGTGTCTCGCTGACGTAGCGCGCCCCGGGACGACTACCACGCCTTGACAATGACCGTCTGCGTCTCGGTGCGACCACCGGGAACGGTTGTCGTTCGAATGCCGCCCGTTAGGCTGGCGCAGCGCGCGCCGAGGACGCCCGAGAAGCGTGGCGTTGTCTTGTCGAACGTGCCCGTGAGTTGGCTATCGCACTGGTCGCTGTCGATCGCCGTCGCGCCGCGACGGACCACCGTGGCGCGCTGCCAGTCATCGCACCGCACACGGCCCTGAGAGACGCTGCAAACCGTCGTCGCCGTGCAGTCCTCCGTGACCCGCAGACCACCTTGATGGAACGTGCCGAAGGGACCGTCGTTGTCGACGAGCAAGAGCGCCTCGGTGCTGCTGCCGGGCGCGTATCCGACCACAAGCTTGTTGCCGTTGCGGCTCTCCCGGCCGAGTTCGCGCCAGGGGGAGCACTGCGTACCTTTGCAGTCTCGCTCGAGCGTGACGCGGTCGAAGGCGCCGTGATCGCCACGTAGCGGGGCACCGGCATTGGCGACGCAGGAGGTCGTGTCGAGCGCGGACGCGACGGAGCGCACCACCACGTCGAAGACGCTCACGCCGAGGATCCCGATGGTGAGGGTGGAATCGGTAAGTTTGTGGCGCAGCCTCGCGTCCTTGGTCGTCGCGTCGGCGTCGTCGTTCGACGCGAGCACGGGCCGGGTGAGGCGCTCGTAGCAGTGCTTGCGGAGAACGTCGTGGGAGACCTCCCGGCACTTCGCCAGCTCCACGGGGTCGACGGAGCCGAGCACGACCACCGCGGGGTTGGCGGTGGGCCCGCGGCCCGAGACGACGATGTCGACCTCGTCGCCGAGGGTCGCCGAGAGCGTCAGCGTGGTGACCGACACGCCGTACTGAATCGGCCGGTAGACCTTCGTCTGCTGCTGGTTGTAGCGGAGGGTGCCCGCCGACCCGAGCTGAGCCGAGCGAAATGAGGTTGGAATGGTCACCGGCGATGCTGGATTCGTGGCGAGTGCGCCTTCGCTCTCATCGCCATCGCCGGAGGAAGCCGGGGGCGATGCACAGGCGCCAACAAAAGCGATGACCAACGGCAAGCTAAGGGTCTTCATGCCGACGGCGAAGCGAGGACCGTGCCATCCGTCGCGAGCCGGCGCGCGTGTTGCGGCCCGCGACTTTTGCCGTCACGTCGCGGGTATCGGCGCATCTCGGACGCTCCACACGACGTGAATCGAGGCGCCTGCGCAAACCGCGATCTCAAAGGACGCGGATGGTGACCTCAGGCGCTGGCGACCCCACCCGAGAGAACCTCACGACCCTCGCGACGGGTCCACCACGAGCATCGCTCTTCGGAGGCCGGTTCAGCGACGCTGCGACTTGTCGCCTTCGCGGAGCCGCTTGAGCTTGTGGTAGAGCGTGCTGCGGGGAATGCCGAGGCTGAGCGCAGCCCGCTCGACGTGCCCGCCAGCGTCACGGAGCGCCGCCTCGATGTGCGCTCGCTCCATGTCGTCCAGCGTCTGACCCGCGAACGCGCGGGGCACGCGCGGCGCGTCCGTGGAGACATCGAAACGAACATCTTCGCCACGAATGGCTCGACCGCTAGCGAAGATGACCGCGCGCTCAAGGACGTTCTTGAGCTCGCGCACGTTGCCGGGCCAATCGTGCTCGAGAAGCTTTGCCTCGGCGTCGCTCGCCAATTCGAGCGTGGCGTCAGCGCCCAGGGTGGCCAAAAGCTCCCGAATGATGGCGGGCAGGTCCTCGCGTCGTTCGCGGAGCGGCGGCACCGAGAGCGTGACGGTGCTCAGCCGGTAGAAGAGATCAGCGCGAAAGAGGCCGTCTCGAACCGCTTGGCCGAGCTCATGTTGGGTCGCCGCCACGATGCGCACATCGACGGCTCGCTCGCGAACGTCGCCGACGCGACGGAAGCACTTGTCCTCGAGAACCTTGAGGAGCTTTGGCTGCACCGAGGGGTCGAGATCGCCGACTTCGTCGAGGAAGAGCGTCCCTCGGTGCGCGCTCTCCACGAGGCCAAGCTTGGCCAATTCGGCGCCCGTATGGGCTCCACGCTCGCGCCCGAAGAGCTCGCTTTCCACGAGCTCCCTGCTGAGGCCCGCGCAGTTGACCTCCACGAAGGGCTCCTTGCGGCGCGCCCCGTTTTGGTGGAGCCACCGGGCCAAGAGAGTCTTGCCGACACCGGTCTCGCCGACGATCAAGGCGGGGCGGTCGCTCGCTGCGACCCTCGCGGCAAGCTCGCTCAGCTCCCGCGCGGCGCGGCCGGTGCCGACGAACGGGGCCACCTGCGCCTTGAGCGTCGTCGTCGAGTGCTTTCGCGCGTCGCGCTCCGTTTCGACCATGCGACCGATGACGCCGAGCAACGTCGGCAGGTGCACAGGCTTCGTGAGCACGTCTGTGGCGCCCTCACGCATCGCGCGGACCGCGAGCTCCACGGAGCCGTGGGCCGTGACGAGGACGAACGGTATCCGGGCGTTGGCCTCCTTGAGCTTCTCAAGAATGGTGAAAGCGTCGCCGTCGGGGAGGCGCCAGTCCAAGACCAGAGCTTCCGGATCGTTGCCCTCGAGGCAATAGGCGATGGCGTCGC contains:
- a CDS encoding DUF3817 domain-containing protein, which codes for MEDLSASWLRWFRLVARAEGASFVLLLGVAMPLKYFAGMPLAVRVIGMCHGLLFVAYSWMLIDAASRGWPKARAAWGFVAGLLPFGTFVFEARLRRAGNGWNE
- a CDS encoding sigma-54-dependent Fis family transcriptional regulator; amino-acid sequence: MVGRTPLGVAGDEPVPRVLVVEDDANVRFGICRYLAAQGVTVHQVESCGDAIAYCLEGNDPEALVLDWRLPDGDAFTILEKLKEANARIPFVLVTAHGSVELAVRAMREGATDVLTKPVHLPTLLGVIGRMVETERDARKHSTTTLKAQVAPFVGTGRAARELSELAARVAASDRPALIVGETGVGKTLLARWLHQNGARRKEPFVEVNCAGLSRELVESELFGRERGAHTGAELAKLGLVESAHRGTLFLDEVGDLDPSVQPKLLKVLEDKCFRRVGDVRERAVDVRIVAATQHELGQAVRDGLFRADLFYRLSTVTLSVPPLRERREDLPAIIRELLATLGADATLELASDAEAKLLEHDWPGNVRELKNVLERAVIFASGRAIRGEDVRFDVSTDAPRVPRAFAGQTLDDMERAHIEAALRDAGGHVERAALSLGIPRSTLYHKLKRLREGDKSQRR